One Silene latifolia isolate original U9 population chromosome 4, ASM4854445v1, whole genome shotgun sequence DNA segment encodes these proteins:
- the LOC141651305 gene encoding 11-beta-hydroxysteroid dehydrogenase A-like, with protein MDLVNTFLNWTAPPFTFIALCMLWPPFQLLKLCMSLFSSVFTEDVAGKVVLITGASSGIGEHLAYEYAMRGACLVLAARREKSLREVAALCLELGAPDAIVVKADVAKVEDCRRIVDHTISHYGRLDHLVNNAGVVGISQFEYTDDVTKFRPVMDINFWGSVYTTRFAIPHLRNTGGKIVVMSSSASWLPAARESIYNASKAAMLAFFETLRVELGSDIKITIVTPGIIESEFTKGKVLTESGMKVDQELRDVQVNAIPVGTVEGTARSIVNRVCRGERYVTEPAWFRMTYLLKIFCPEVLEWTYRLLFLTSTDDTLQGTIGKLMLNIPGARALLYPSGIESPDIKIG; from the exons ATGGATTTGGTGAATACATTCTTAAATTGGACAGCACCACCTTTTACCTTCATAGCTTTGTGCATGCTATGGCCACCCTTTCAACTACTCAAGTTATGTATGTCTCTCTTTTCTTCCGTCTTCACCGAAGACGTTGCTGGTAAAGTCGTGCTTATCACTGGTGCTTCCTCTGGTATCGGCGAG CATTTAGCATACGAGTATGCGATGAGGGGAGCGTGCTTGGTGTTAGCAGCCAGAAGAGAGAAAAGCCTTAGGGAAGTTGCAGCCCTGTGCCTAGAATTAGGCGCACCTGATGCAATAGTGGTTAAAGCCGATGTTGCCAAAGTTGAAGACTGTCGTCGCATTGTTGATCATACCATCTCACATTACGGAAGAT TGGACCATCTGGTCAACAATGCAGGAGTTGTTGGGATAAGTCAATTTGAATACACGGACGATGTTACTAAATTCAGACCCGTCATG GACATTAATTTCTGGGGCTCCGTTTATACAACCCGCTTTGCGATCCCACACCTGAGGAACACAGGAGGAAAAATTGTGGTCATGTCGTCTTCAGCATCATGGCTACCCGCTGCAAGGGAGAGTATCTACAAT GCAAGCAAGGCAGCAATGTTGGCCTTCTTTGAGACACTCAGGGTGGAATTAGGTTCTGATATCAAGATAACCATCGTTACGCCTGGGATTATAGAGTCCGAGTTCACCAAGGGAAAAGTGTTGACTGAAAGTGGCATGAAGGTGGATCAAGAACTAAGAGAT GTGCAAGTGAATGCTATACCGGTTGGGACAGTAGAAGGAACAGCAAGGTCGATAGTGAATCGTGTATGCCGCGGCGAGAGGTATGTGACAGAGCCAGCATGGTTCCGAATGACGTATTTATTGAAGATATTCTGTCCAGAGGTGCTTGAGTGGACATACCGTCTCCTCTTCCTTACTAGCACTGACGATACCCTACAAGGAACTATTGGGAAGCTGATGCTCAATATTCCGGGGGCAAGAGCATTGTTGTATCCTTCCGGAATCGAGAGCCCTGACATTAAAATAGGATGA